One Rosa chinensis cultivar Old Blush chromosome 5, RchiOBHm-V2, whole genome shotgun sequence genomic region harbors:
- the LOC112201542 gene encoding pentatricopeptide repeat-containing protein At1g79080, chloroplastic, translating into MAILINSVSPITNPSAETARKGCGFFSHIRVQTFLLNKGFSRVLASTQITISPKDTVFTLPNWRNPKNDRRSREVRIIDAFQHLESMIGKGQKPDVGQATQLLYDLCKASKMRKAVRVIEMMVASGIIPDAASYTFLVNYLCKRGNIGYAMQLVEKMEEYGYPTNTITYNSLVRGLCVRGNLNQSLQLLDKLIRKGLVPNVYTYSFLLEAAYKERGVNEAMKLLEEIIAKGGKPNLVSYNVLLTGLCKEGRSDEAMKFFRSLPSMGFRPNVVSYNIVLRSLCYEGRWEEANVLLAEMDGEDRTPSIVTYNILISSLALHGRTEHALEVLDEMVKGRFKPTAASYNPIIARLCKEGKVDHVVKCLDQMMFRRCNPNEGTFNAFAVLCEQGMVQEAYSIIQSLGNKQKCSTNEFYRNVITSLCRKGNTYPAFQMLYEMTKYGFTPDSYTYSSLIRGLCLEGMLNEAMEIFKVMEENYQRPDTENFNALILGFCKCRRTDLSLQVFEMMIEKRLMPNEMTYTILVEGLAHENETELAAEVLRELQGRRVMSPNTVERLVMQYDLEEIPL; encoded by the coding sequence ATGGCAATTCTCATAAATTCGGTGTCACCTATAACAAACCCATCAGCAGAAACTGCTAGAAAGGGTTGTGGGTTCTTTTCCCACATCAGGGTCCAGACATTTTTACTCAACAAGGGGTTTTCAAGAGTTTTGGCATCAACCCAGATTACCATTTCTCCAAAGGACACTGTTTTCACTTTGCCCAATTGGAGGAATCCCAAGAATGATAGAAGAAGTAGAGAAGTTAGAATAATTGATGCCTTTCAGCATTTAGAGTCTATGATAGGGAAGGGCCAAAAGCCTGATGTGGGCCAAGCAACTCAGCTCTTGTATGATCTGTGCAAGGCGAGTAAGATGAGGAAAGCGGTGAGAGTGATCGAAATGATGGTTGCTTCAGGCATTATACCTGATGCAGCTTCATATACCTTCTTGGTGAACTATTTGTGTAAAAGAGGGAATATTGGTTATGCAATGCAGTTGGTTGAGAAGATGGAGGAGTATGGATATCCGACTAATACTATTACCTATAATTCACTTGTTAGAGGGCTTTGTGTGCGTGGAaatttgaatcaaagcttgCAGCTTTTGGATAAGCTGATACGGAAGGGGCTGGTCCCGAATGTTTATACTTACTCTTTCTTGCTTGAAGCGGCTTATAAGGAAAGAGGGGTCAACGAAGCGATGAAGCTCCTGGAGGAGATCATTGCTAAAGGTGGAAAGCCAAATTTGGTTAGTTACAATGTTTTGTTGACTGGTTTGTGCAAGGAAGGTAGGAGTGATGAGGCAATGaagttttttaggagtttgccTTCGATGGGATTCAGACCGAATGTTGTGAGCTATAACATTGTGCTGAGGAGCTTGTGTTATGAGGGTAGGTGGGAAGAGGCGAATGTGCTTTTAGCTGAGATGGATGGTGAGGATCGGACACCCTCCATAGTTACATATAACATCTTAATCAGTTCTCTTGCCCTTCATGGTAGGACAGAACATGCTCTTGAAGTTTTGGATGAAATGGTTAAGGGCCGGTTCAAGCCTACTGCTGCAAGCTACAATCCGATAATTGCTCGTCTCTGCAAAGAGGGGAAAGTGGATCATGTGGTGAAGTGTCTAGACCAAATGATGTTCCGGCGATGTAATCCAAATGAGGGAACATTCAATGCCTTTGCTGTGCTATGTGAGCAAGGTATGGTGCAAGAAGCATACTCCATCATTCAAAGCCTCGGAAATAAACAGAAATGCTCCACGAATGAGTTCTACAGAAATGTAATCACAAGCTTGTGCAGGAAAGGGAATACATATCCAGCATTTCAGATGTTATATGAAATGACCAAGTATGGTTTTACTCCAGATTCTTATACCTATTCATCTTTGATCAGAGGGTTGTGTCTGGAGGGTATGCTAAATGAAGCAATGGAGATTTTCAAGGTCATGGAGGAAAATTACCAAAGGCCTGATACTGAGAATTTCAATGCCCTTATACTTGGATTTTGCAAATGTCGAAGAACAGATCTATCCTTGCAGGTTTTCGAGATGATGATTGAGAAAAGGCTAATGCCTAATGAAATGACATATACAATTCTCGTGGAAGGGCTTGCACATGAAAACGAAACGGAGCTGGCAGCTGAGGTTTTGAGGGAGTTGCAGGGGAGACGGGTTATGAGTCCAAATACAGTGGAAAGACTTGTTATGCAGTATGACCTTGAGGAAATACCATTGTAG
- the LOC112201559 gene encoding uncharacterized protein LOC112201559, with translation MENGDNHGGESSYPNADQTETEIQKKTTLESEALAKGLSSTLATIIKDFDSKAQQTFTSQDQLSQALDRLTRELDKLLEDAPLPFIMQHAAKITAVRKRVLSLNSVLKNVQRRLDNIDRILTLGAPHQNQHDKTSTEHSGLQ, from the exons ATGGAAAACGGAGACAACCACGGCGGCGAGTCATCGTACCCAAATGCCGACCAGACTGAGACCGAGATTCAGAAGAAGACAACATTGGAATCGGAGGCTTTGGCAAAGGGACTGTCTTCCACCCTCGCCACCATCATTAAAGACTTCGATTCCAAAGCGCAGCAGACCTTCACCAGCCAAGACCAGCTCTCTCAAGCCCTCGATCGCCTCACCCGCG AGCTTGATAAGTTGTTAGAGGATGCTCCGTTGCCGTTCATAATGCAACACGCGGCGAAGATAACGGCGGTTAGGAAGAGGGTTTTGTCTCTCAACTCCGTTTTGAAGAATGTTCAACGCCGTCTTGATAATATAGACCGCATCTTAACTCTGGGCGCCCCACATCAAAACCAACATG ATAAGACATCCACCGAACATTCAGGGCTGCAGTAA
- the LOC112165767 gene encoding trinucleotide repeat-containing gene 18 protein: MASACVNNIGMSPENFAPATYPSYGWLSPRVSFSCDNTGDGGRLPGAKSSSAAKNQPEGPDPELSGGEFEFRLEDPVAMLTADELFSGGKLMPLHIFSVKPPVNEPSSSEIRSPETTKYRRRQEISVSDPYVFSPKAPRCSSRWRELLGLKKLYQNSSNGNGNGGAKAEASQKTTSCSTSANAAPKSLKHFLHRSSKSSSSSSSDASLSLPLLKDSDCESVSISSRLSLSSSSSGHEHDDLPRLSLDSDKPNPNPNPNPMFSLHRKPARAKTAIKIREIKQRAAAADQAARVGRSPMRRPAATAEPATVATSRGVSVDSPRMNSSGKIVFQSLERSSSSPSSFNGGPRLKHRGMERSYSANVRVTPVLNVPVCSLRGSSKSGFGFGQLFSSPQKRDSNGAVSGKGGQHSHYVQQSQSHNNKNRADRN; encoded by the coding sequence ATGGCCTCCGCTTGCGTCAACAACATCGGCATGTCGCCGGAGAATTTCGCGCCGGCGACCTACCCCTCCTACGGCTGGCTCAGCCCGAGAGTCTCCTTCAGCTGCGATAACACCGGCGATGGTGGCCGGCTTCCCGGAGCTAAGTCCTCTTCTGCGGCGAAGAATCAACCGGAAGGTCCAGATCCGGAGCTTTCTGGAGGAGAGTTCGAGTTCCGGCTGGAAGATCCGGTCGCCATGCTGACCGCCGATGAGCTCTTCTCCGGCGGGAAGCTCATGCCGCTCCACATCTTCTCCGTCAAACCTCCCGTCAACGAGCCCTCGTCTTCCGAGATCAGATCGCCGGAGACGACTAAGTACCGCCGGAGACAGGAGATTTCTGTTTCTGACCCGTACGTGTTCTCTCCCAAAGCTCCGAGGTGCTCGAGCCGTTGGAGAGAGCTATTGGGATTGAAGAAGCTGTACCAGAATTCCTCCAACGGTAACGGTAACGGCGGCGCGAAGGCCGAGGCCAGTCAGAAAACGACGTCGTGCAGCACCTCCGCAAACGCGGCGCCCAAATCACTGAAGCACTTCCTTCACAGAAGCTCGAaatcgtcgtcgtcgtcatccTCCGACGCCTCGCTGAGCTTGCCTCTGCTCAAAGACTCCGACTGCGAGTCCGTCTCCATCTCCTCGCGCCTCTCGCTCTCGTCCTCGTCCTCGGGGCACGAGCACGACGACCTGCCCCGGCTCTCCCTCGATTCGGACAAACCGAATCCGAACCCGAACCCGAATCCGATGTTCTCCCTCCACCGCAAACCGGCGCGGGCCAAAACGGCCATCAAGATTCGAGAAATCAAGCAGAGAGCGGCGGCGGCGGATCAGGCGGCGAGGGTGGGAAGGAGCCCGATGAGGAGGCCGGCGGCTACGGCTGAACCCGCCACCGTGGCGACCAGCAGAGGCGTCTCGGTGGATAGCCCGAGAATGAACTCGTCGGGGAAAATAGTGTTCCAAAGCTTAGAGCGGAGCTCGAGCAGTCCAAGCAGCTTCAACGGTGGGCCCCGGCTGAAGCACAGAGGAATGGAGCGGTCGTACTCAGCCAACGTCAGAGTGACTCCGGTTCTGAACGTCCCGGTCTGCTCCCTCCGGGGCTCCTCCAAATCCGGGTTCGGATTCGGGCAGCTATTCTCTTCTCCTCAGAAACGAGACTCAAACGGCGCAGTTTCCGGGAAAGGCGGCCAGCACAGCCATTACGTTCAACAGAGTCAGAGTCATAACAACAAGAACCGGGCAGACCGTAACTGA